From the Lathyrus oleraceus cultivar Zhongwan6 chromosome 4, CAAS_Psat_ZW6_1.0, whole genome shotgun sequence genome, one window contains:
- the LOC127075787 gene encoding AT-hook motif nuclear-localized protein 22 produces MDQVSAQGRPLPPPFLTRDLHLHPHHQFHTNHQANDEEQQSGNGNLSRGQKRERNNNDDINNTPPGGDGKDDGGSGSGGGGSGGEMGRRPRGRPAGSKNKPKPPIIITRDSANALRSHVMEVANGCDIMESVTVFARRRQRGVCILSGSGTVTNVTLRQPASPGAVVTLHGRFEILSLSGSFLPPPAPPAASGLAIYLAGGQGQVVGGSVVGPLLASGPVVIMAASFGNAAYERLPLEDEETPVNVQGSGGLGSPGTLSTQQQQQQQQQQLVQDPNSTSPLFHGVPQNLLNSCQLPAEGYWGGSVRPPF; encoded by the coding sequence atgGATCAAGTAAGTGCACAAGGTCGTCCACTTCCACCTCCTTTTCTCACTAGAgaccttcatcttcatcctcatcatCAATTCCACACCAACCACCAAGCCAACGATGAAGAACAACAAAGTGGTAATGGCAACTTAAGCCGAGGTCAAAAGCGAGAGCGAAACAACAACGACGACATCAACAACACTCCTCCGGGCGGAGATGGAAAAGACGACGGCGGAAGTGGAAGCGGCGGTGGGGGTAGTGGTGGTGAGATGGGAAGAAGACCAAGAGGAAGACCAGCAGGTTCGAAAAACAAACCAAAACCGCCGATTATCATCACGAGGGACAGCGCGAACGCGCTAAGATCCCACGTGATGGAAGTCGCGAACGGATGCGACATCATGGAAAGTGTGACGGTCTTTGCGCGGAGGAGGCAGCGTGGTGTCTGCATCCTCAGCGGAAGTGGGACCGTCACAAACGTGACTCTCCGTCAACCAGCATCGCCGGGTGCGGTAGTCACACTTCACGGAAGATTCGAGATTTTATCTTTATCCGGCTCGTTCCTCCCGCCGCCTGCTCCACCAGCAGCGTCAGGACTAGCCATATATCTTGCTGGTGGACAAGGACAGGTCGTCGGCGGAAGCGTGGTGGGACCGTTGTTGGCTTCCGGTCCCGTTGTTATCATGGCAGCCTCCTTCGGAAATGCAGCATACGAAAGATTGCCTTTAGAAGACGAAGAAACACCGGTGAATGTTCAAGGAAGTGGAGGATTAGGCTCACCCGGAACTCTGAGTactcaacagcaacaacagcagcaacaacaacaactcGTTCAAGATCCTAACAGCACTTCACCACTTTTCCATGGTGTTCCTCAAAATCTTCTCAATTCATGCCAATTACCAGCTGAAGGTTATTGGGGTGGAAGTGTTCGTCCTCCATTTTAA